One genomic segment of Lewinellaceae bacterium includes these proteins:
- a CDS encoding DUF1501 domain-containing protein: protein MSHLKHKLFQEAQHAVLMQRTRRTFLHDSMLGLGSLALGSLLPGCHSGTKANLFDPANPLAPKLPQFAGKAKSVIYLHMAGAPSQLELFDYKPELFKLDGLDCPPSFLEGKKFAFIRGVPKMLAPQAKFAQYGESGTWLSENLPHLSNTVDDLAFLKAVSTDQFNHAPAQLLMQTGSARLGRPSMGSWVTYGLGTENNDLPAFVVLTSGGNNPDAGKSIWGSGFLPSVYQGVQCRSEGDPVLFLDDPDGITRDLRKASIEAINKVNQSSFDEYGDPETLSRISQYEMAYRMQISVPEVMDISKEPEYIHTMYGTEPGKASFANNVLLARKLVEKGVRFVQLYDWGWDMHGTGMNESVDFGLKRKCELTDQPVAALLMDLKQRGLLDQTLVVWGGEFGRTPMAENREGKANPFKGRDHHGDAFTMWMAGGGIKGGSSYGETDEFGYEPIAGKVNPHDIQATILRLLGFDHEKLTYDFQGRPFRLTDVEGKVIEAVVA from the coding sequence ATGTCCCATCTTAAACACAAACTCTTCCAGGAAGCCCAGCACGCAGTGTTGATGCAGCGCACCCGGCGGACCTTTCTTCATGATTCCATGTTGGGATTAGGAAGCCTGGCGCTGGGATCATTGCTGCCTGGCTGCCATTCCGGAACAAAGGCAAACTTGTTTGACCCCGCCAATCCGTTAGCGCCTAAACTGCCGCAATTTGCTGGCAAGGCAAAATCGGTTATCTACCTGCATATGGCCGGAGCGCCCTCCCAGCTGGAACTCTTTGACTACAAACCCGAGCTCTTTAAACTCGATGGGCTGGACTGTCCACCCTCTTTCCTGGAGGGTAAGAAATTTGCCTTCATCCGCGGCGTACCTAAAATGCTGGCACCCCAGGCCAAATTCGCCCAATATGGAGAAAGTGGGACCTGGCTCAGTGAAAACCTTCCCCATCTGTCGAACACCGTGGACGATCTGGCCTTTTTGAAGGCGGTATCCACCGATCAGTTTAACCATGCTCCCGCTCAACTCCTGATGCAGACCGGTAGTGCCCGCCTGGGCCGCCCCAGCATGGGATCCTGGGTAACTTACGGACTCGGCACCGAAAACAATGACCTGCCTGCCTTTGTGGTGCTGACATCGGGTGGCAACAATCCCGATGCCGGCAAGTCCATCTGGGGTAGTGGCTTCCTGCCTTCGGTGTATCAGGGTGTACAGTGCCGCTCAGAAGGAGATCCGGTCTTATTTCTAGATGACCCCGATGGTATAACCCGTGATCTGCGCAAAGCTTCCATCGAGGCCATCAACAAGGTCAATCAATCTTCCTTTGATGAATACGGCGATCCCGAGACATTAAGCCGCATCTCCCAGTACGAAATGGCCTACCGGATGCAGATCTCGGTGCCGGAGGTCATGGACATCTCCAAAGAACCTGAGTACATTCACACCATGTATGGCACGGAGCCCGGTAAAGCGAGTTTTGCCAACAACGTGTTGCTCGCCCGCAAACTGGTGGAGAAAGGCGTTCGTTTTGTCCAGCTTTATGACTGGGGCTGGGACATGCACGGCACCGGAATGAACGAGTCCGTAGACTTTGGCCTCAAACGCAAATGCGAACTTACGGACCAGCCGGTGGCTGCCCTCCTGATGGATCTCAAACAACGCGGTTTACTCGATCAGACGCTGGTGGTCTGGGGTGGTGAATTCGGCCGTACCCCGATGGCTGAAAACCGGGAAGGCAAAGCCAATCCCTTCAAAGGCCGCGACCATCATGGCGACGCATTCACGATGTGGATGGCCGGCGGTGGCATCAAAGGCGGCTCATCCTATGGCGAAACCGACGAATTCGGCTACGAACCCATCGCCGGTAAAGTGAACCCGCACGATATCCAGGCGACCATACTACGGCTGCTGGGCTTCGACCATGAAAAGTTGACCTATGACTTTCAGGGACGGCCGTTCCGGTTAACGGATGTAGAAGGGAAGGTGATTGAGGCAGTGGTGGCCTGA
- a CDS encoding DUF1553 domain-containing protein, with amino-acid sequence MQLRTGYFWLFLIALTWSCQQQPPVDFATQVKPILNKECIICHGGVKKQGNFSVLFREEALGQLKSGAYGIVPGHPESSEMILRLTSTDPEERMPYEHDALPQEQIDLLTRWIKEGAQWGEHWAYQSIREVTPPMPSDDWVTNDIDRFILKAAKEQGLQVSPQADPATLARRVSLDLIGYPDEGAATVRYLADPSEANYQAMVDSLLASPHYGEKWTSMWLDLARYADTKGYERDDSRDIWRYRDWLIRAFNADKPYDQFITEQIAGDLLPHPSEDQYIATAFHRNTMTNDEGGTDNEEFRVAAVLDRVNTTWEALLGTTFACVQCHSHPYDPFRHEDYYRFMAFFNDTRDEDTYDDYPRLRHFDSLQTAQYQQLNQWMDTHVSETQKQAIDHFVKTWQPAYNSLRCDDFSNAELSDTKWLAMRNHSSARLSHVYLGNNEKLVLRVVLHRPGGIWRIHLDQPDGPVIGTLNLNAFQGKRGWIIHEMPIKPVEGHHDLYFTYDNASLQDPLATGVRFDWFYFTNAFPGNHQPGYQEARDEYWSLVNAPVETTPILMDNPPPMHRVTRIFERGSWLSLGDTVSPGTPASLNPFPEGAPANRLGLARWMTDPENPLLARTLVNRLWEQLFGFGLVETLEDLGSQGAACSHPALLEYLSWQFIHDDAWSMKKLLRTIVLSSTYRQDSHISEPQLAADPKNKFLARGPRLRLTAEQIRDQALARCGVLNPEMYGPPVMPYQPEGIWNSPYSGLKWNKSKNKEQYRRALYTYWKRTAPYPSMIAFDGVGREVCSARRIVTNTPLQALVTLNDSVYLDLSRKLADRAAQDTPDKTKKVSNAYTIMTGQPISQASLTALVALFEQGKAAYELDPELTRHMCGTVEPDSDYASLVLVANAILNLDEVITKS; translated from the coding sequence ATGCAATTGCGAACCGGATATTTTTGGCTATTTCTCATCGCGTTGACCTGGTCATGCCAGCAGCAGCCTCCGGTGGACTTTGCCACCCAGGTCAAGCCCATTTTGAATAAGGAATGCATCATCTGCCACGGTGGGGTCAAAAAACAAGGCAATTTCAGCGTGCTCTTTCGGGAGGAGGCTCTTGGCCAGCTAAAATCCGGGGCCTACGGCATCGTTCCCGGGCATCCTGAGTCCAGTGAAATGATCCTCCGGCTGACCTCAACAGATCCCGAAGAACGCATGCCCTACGAACACGATGCCCTGCCACAGGAACAAATCGATTTGCTTACGCGCTGGATTAAGGAAGGAGCCCAATGGGGCGAACATTGGGCTTATCAATCCATCCGGGAAGTAACCCCTCCAATGCCTTCTGACGACTGGGTTACGAACGATATCGATCGATTTATTCTCAAGGCAGCCAAAGAACAAGGGCTGCAGGTGTCCCCTCAGGCCGATCCGGCCACCCTGGCGCGCCGGGTGAGCCTGGACCTGATCGGCTATCCCGATGAAGGAGCAGCTACCGTTCGCTACCTGGCCGATCCTTCAGAAGCCAACTACCAGGCGATGGTTGACTCCTTACTCGCGTCACCCCATTACGGTGAAAAATGGACCAGCATGTGGCTGGACCTCGCTCGTTATGCCGATACCAAAGGCTACGAACGCGATGACTCGCGCGACATCTGGCGCTACCGCGACTGGCTCATCCGGGCATTTAACGCGGACAAGCCTTACGATCAATTCATCACCGAGCAAATCGCCGGCGATCTCCTTCCTCATCCATCCGAAGATCAGTACATCGCCACGGCTTTTCATCGCAATACCATGACCAATGACGAAGGAGGCACCGACAATGAAGAATTTCGCGTCGCTGCCGTCCTGGACCGGGTCAACACCACCTGGGAAGCCTTGCTGGGCACCACCTTCGCTTGTGTACAATGCCACAGCCATCCCTACGACCCCTTCCGCCACGAAGACTATTACCGCTTCATGGCCTTCTTCAATGATACCCGCGATGAAGATACCTATGACGATTATCCCCGCTTACGGCATTTTGACAGCCTGCAGACGGCGCAATACCAGCAATTGAACCAATGGATGGATACACACGTATCGGAAACCCAAAAACAAGCTATTGACCACTTCGTCAAGACCTGGCAACCCGCCTACAATTCACTGCGTTGCGATGATTTTAGCAACGCAGAGCTTTCCGATACCAAATGGCTGGCCATGCGCAATCACAGCAGCGCCCGGCTCTCCCATGTTTACCTGGGCAATAACGAAAAACTCGTCTTGCGGGTGGTATTACATCGTCCTGGCGGAATCTGGCGCATTCATCTGGACCAACCAGACGGGCCGGTGATCGGTACGCTAAATCTCAATGCCTTCCAGGGCAAACGAGGCTGGATCATTCATGAGATGCCCATCAAGCCGGTGGAAGGTCATCACGACCTTTACTTCACCTACGATAATGCATCACTGCAAGATCCGCTGGCAACCGGTGTGCGCTTTGACTGGTTTTATTTCACCAATGCCTTTCCGGGTAATCACCAGCCTGGCTATCAGGAGGCCAGGGATGAATATTGGTCACTGGTCAATGCACCGGTGGAGACTACACCCATCCTGATGGATAATCCACCTCCCATGCACCGCGTCACCCGCATTTTCGAACGCGGCAGCTGGCTGAGCCTCGGGGATACGGTATCTCCCGGGACCCCGGCATCATTGAATCCATTTCCGGAAGGAGCGCCTGCCAACCGGTTAGGCCTCGCCCGGTGGATGACCGATCCGGAAAATCCCCTGCTTGCCCGTACATTGGTCAACCGGCTGTGGGAACAACTATTTGGCTTTGGCCTCGTCGAGACTTTGGAAGACCTGGGTAGTCAGGGTGCCGCCTGCAGTCATCCCGCATTACTGGAGTACCTCTCCTGGCAATTCATCCACGATGATGCCTGGAGTATGAAAAAATTACTGCGTACGATCGTGCTTTCTTCCACCTACCGGCAGGATTCACACATCAGCGAACCCCAGCTGGCAGCCGATCCTAAGAACAAATTCCTGGCTCGCGGTCCCCGTCTGCGTCTTACGGCAGAACAGATTCGCGATCAGGCACTGGCGCGGTGCGGAGTCCTCAACCCGGAAATGTACGGTCCTCCGGTCATGCCTTACCAACCCGAGGGCATCTGGAACTCACCCTATAGCGGTCTGAAATGGAACAAAAGCAAAAACAAAGAACAATACCGCCGTGCCCTATACACCTATTGGAAAAGGACCGCTCCCTACCCTTCGATGATTGCTTTTGACGGCGTAGGGCGTGAAGTGTGCTCGGCCAGACGCATCGTCACCAATACGCCCCTGCAGGCTCTGGTTACCCTAAACGATTCGGTGTACCTGGACCTTTCCCGCAAACTGGCTGATCGGGCGGCGCAGGATACCCCCGACAAAACGAAAAAAGTCTCCAATGCCTATACCATCATGACCGGGCAACCCATCAGCCAGGCCAGTCTGACCGCATTGGTAGCGCTCTTCGAACAGGGTAAGGCCGCCTATGAACTCGACCCGGAGCTGACCCGGCACATGTGTGGAACGGTTGAACCCGATTCCGATTATGCCTCCTTGGTTCTGGTAGCCAACGCCATACTTAACCTTGATGAAGTCATCACTAAAAGCTGA
- a CDS encoding trimeric intracellular cation channel family protein — translation MESASSYFILGIDYIGTFVFALSGAAAAQNKKLDLFGGGVIAVVTSLGGGTLRDILIGNTPVGWLKHPWYLPIIAAGMLTAFFFRQATTRWHRTIFLFDTIGIGLFTILGYELARQQGLSWPICMVLGTISAVFGGVLRDVLSAEIPLIFRQEIYATACLAGAGIYTLLLLTNMPRDVSMLICVAATFFIRLAAIKWHWVMPRI, via the coding sequence ATGGAAAGCGCATCTTCCTATTTCATTTTAGGCATCGACTACATCGGTACTTTTGTGTTTGCCTTGTCGGGTGCAGCGGCGGCACAAAATAAAAAGCTGGACCTTTTTGGTGGCGGCGTAATCGCGGTGGTAACCTCCCTGGGTGGAGGGACGCTGAGAGACATCCTGATCGGGAACACACCGGTTGGCTGGCTGAAGCATCCCTGGTATTTGCCGATCATTGCTGCTGGTATGTTGACCGCCTTTTTCTTTCGTCAGGCAACGACCCGCTGGCATCGCACCATTTTTTTGTTTGACACGATTGGCATCGGGCTGTTTACCATTCTGGGTTACGAATTAGCGCGCCAGCAAGGCCTGAGCTGGCCTATCTGTATGGTCCTGGGCACCATCTCAGCGGTTTTTGGCGGTGTATTGAGAGATGTATTGTCTGCCGAGATCCCGCTGATCTTCCGCCAGGAGATTTATGCGACAGCGTGTCTGGCGGGTGCAGGAATCTACACCCTGCTATTGCTTACAAATATGCCCAGAGATGTATCCATGTTGATCTGTGTGGCAGCAACCTTCTTTATTCGCCTGGCCGCCATCAAATGGCATTGGGTGATGCCAAGGATCTAG
- a CDS encoding DUF1080 domain-containing protein produces MLRILTGLGLLLFVVGCHSVDTVKDEEAWIDLFNGVNLDGWDIKICGYPVNENYKNTFVVEDSMIRVNYTEYDSFRNEFGHLYYHQPYSYYKLRWEYRFTGDQLPGGATWNVRNSGVMLHSQSAQSNELTQTFPVSIEWQMLGGLSDGKSRPTGNVCTPGTAVEMHGEVTYDHCINSNSKTYDGDQWVQAEAIVHGDEFMTFIVDGDTVLQFEKPQVGGGFTNVNAAGEDWKTVGGMDHPEDWIKKNGLLLKEGYIALQAESHPVDFRNIQLLDLCGCGDPKAKNYKSYVAQSKPESCIY; encoded by the coding sequence ATGTTGCGTATTCTCACCGGGTTAGGCTTACTGCTATTCGTGGTTGGTTGTCATTCTGTCGATACAGTCAAGGATGAAGAAGCCTGGATCGACCTCTTTAATGGGGTAAATCTTGACGGCTGGGACATCAAAATATGTGGTTATCCGGTCAATGAGAATTACAAGAACACCTTTGTCGTGGAAGACTCGATGATCCGGGTCAATTACACCGAATACGACTCCTTCCGGAATGAATTTGGACACTTGTATTACCATCAGCCCTATTCGTATTACAAACTCCGGTGGGAATATCGATTTACTGGCGACCAATTACCTGGCGGTGCTACCTGGAATGTACGGAATTCGGGAGTCATGCTGCATTCTCAATCTGCACAGAGCAATGAATTAACGCAAACTTTTCCGGTCTCTATCGAGTGGCAAATGTTAGGCGGTCTCAGTGACGGCAAATCGCGACCTACCGGTAATGTCTGTACGCCGGGCACGGCCGTCGAGATGCATGGAGAAGTCACCTACGATCACTGCATCAATTCCAACTCGAAGACCTATGATGGCGATCAGTGGGTACAAGCGGAAGCGATCGTGCATGGCGATGAATTCATGACTTTCATAGTGGACGGGGATACGGTCCTTCAATTTGAGAAACCGCAGGTAGGCGGTGGCTTCACCAATGTCAATGCAGCAGGCGAAGACTGGAAAACGGTTGGTGGCATGGATCATCCGGAGGACTGGATCAAAAAAAATGGCTTGTTACTCAAAGAAGGCTACATCGCCCTGCAGGCTGAGAGCCATCCGGTAGATTTTAGAAATATTCAGTTGCTCGATCTCTGTGGATGCGGAGATCCGAAGGCGAAAAATTACAAATCTTACGTGGCGCAGTCGAAGCCGGAATCCTGTATTTATTAG
- a CDS encoding inorganic phosphate transporter, protein MDYYLIVVILLVLLAATDLVVGVSNDAVNFLNSAIGSHVSSRRIILIVASIGVFIGASFSSGMMEIARKGIFNPQFFTFAEVMVIFLAVMLTDIILLDLFNTFGLPTSTTVSVVFELLGASTAVALFKLSQAGSSIGDLSIYINSANALAIISGIFISVGVAFVVGTIIQFISRLLFTFHYESRMGLLTHLWASLALALLSYFLLIKGAKGASFIPDSIIAWIQGHTLMLLGFAVIGWTLLLVIIRQVFKMNILRLVVLFGTFALAMAFASNDLVNFIGVPIAGLESYLSWSHSPVDPDTLLMTSLQQPVRTKPILLIIGGLIMVLTLWFSRKARSVTETEVNLGRQGSGEERFEPIALAQWMVRWVLQIGDVLSSLMPKSLLKWFDASFNPRNPENLNNETPAFDLVRASVNLTVASTLISFATSLKLPLSTTYVSFMVAMGSSLADRAWGRNSAVFRITGVIQVISGWLMTALIAFTVAAIFGGLILAFHLWAIIPLALVATLLLIRTYRFHHDQDELKQKQKVERHKRKMSSAQERLRRDRIAVIPFLQTIKSTCHDAIGAVLKEDHDQMKKTRKKLKRFRKQQDKFRHEIFQSANRVQGEDLRVARIALLKFDLEQDMLQSETFIVKACSSHLSNSMPPLNTRQQESLNKFLQEFNRYLNGLMKHFQPDSKTNVFNLREEKKRIQQLLQDQLDQQMQSFSEESEEHATILYLSLILELKDLVAVAARFTQLFDQKPDGIKSGTSFP, encoded by the coding sequence GTGGATTATTATCTGATTGTTGTAATACTGCTGGTGTTGCTTGCTGCCACCGATCTGGTTGTTGGGGTAAGTAACGATGCCGTCAATTTTCTTAATTCGGCCATCGGGTCACACGTATCTAGCCGGCGTATCATTTTGATCGTAGCCAGTATAGGGGTGTTCATTGGAGCGAGTTTTTCAAGTGGCATGATGGAAATCGCCCGTAAAGGCATTTTCAATCCTCAGTTTTTTACATTCGCTGAGGTTATGGTCATCTTCCTGGCTGTCATGCTCACGGATATTATCTTGCTTGACCTTTTCAATACCTTTGGCCTGCCTACATCCACGACTGTTTCAGTGGTATTTGAATTGCTGGGAGCATCTACCGCGGTAGCCCTTTTCAAACTGAGTCAGGCCGGCAGCTCGATTGGAGATCTGAGTATCTACATCAATTCAGCCAATGCCCTGGCTATTATCTCCGGCATTTTCATATCCGTTGGTGTTGCCTTTGTAGTAGGTACGATTATTCAATTTATATCACGACTGTTATTTACTTTTCACTACGAATCAAGGATGGGGCTGTTGACCCACCTTTGGGCAAGTTTGGCACTGGCTTTACTAAGCTATTTTTTACTGATTAAAGGCGCTAAGGGTGCATCTTTTATTCCCGATTCCATCATCGCCTGGATCCAGGGGCATACCTTAATGCTGCTGGGATTTGCGGTTATTGGCTGGACGTTATTGCTGGTGATTATCCGTCAGGTCTTTAAGATGAATATTCTTCGATTAGTGGTGCTTTTCGGGACGTTTGCACTTGCAATGGCCTTTGCCAGCAATGATTTGGTCAATTTCATCGGGGTACCGATAGCTGGTCTTGAATCCTACCTCAGTTGGTCTCATTCTCCGGTCGATCCGGATACCTTACTGATGACTTCTCTTCAACAACCCGTACGAACAAAACCCATCCTGCTGATCATCGGAGGATTGATCATGGTACTCACACTCTGGTTTTCCCGAAAAGCGCGATCAGTGACTGAGACCGAAGTCAACCTAGGAAGGCAGGGTTCAGGTGAAGAACGCTTTGAACCCATCGCCCTTGCTCAATGGATGGTCCGCTGGGTATTGCAAATAGGCGATGTCCTATCATCCCTGATGCCTAAATCCCTGCTTAAATGGTTTGATGCATCATTTAATCCACGAAATCCCGAAAACCTGAACAATGAAACTCCGGCATTTGACCTGGTACGGGCGTCAGTCAATCTCACCGTTGCCAGCACACTGATCTCATTTGCCACCTCTCTGAAATTACCGCTTTCAACCACATACGTTTCGTTCATGGTGGCTATGGGATCTTCTCTTGCAGACCGGGCATGGGGTAGAAATAGCGCCGTATTCCGTATCACTGGTGTTATCCAGGTGATCAGTGGCTGGTTGATGACTGCTCTGATAGCATTTACTGTCGCCGCTATCTTCGGTGGGTTGATACTGGCGTTCCACCTGTGGGCAATCATACCTTTGGCTTTAGTCGCAACTTTATTATTGATACGGACGTATCGTTTTCATCATGATCAGGATGAGTTGAAACAAAAACAAAAAGTGGAGCGGCATAAGCGTAAGATGAGTTCGGCACAGGAGCGGTTGAGACGTGACCGTATTGCAGTCATTCCATTTCTCCAAACCATCAAGTCTACTTGTCACGATGCAATCGGTGCTGTGCTTAAAGAGGACCATGACCAGATGAAAAAAACCAGGAAGAAATTGAAACGCTTCCGGAAACAACAAGATAAATTCCGTCACGAAATCTTTCAATCGGCTAACCGTGTTCAAGGTGAAGATTTAAGAGTCGCCCGAATTGCCCTGCTCAAATTTGACCTTGAACAGGATATGTTGCAATCGGAGACCTTTATTGTCAAGGCTTGTTCAAGTCATTTATCCAATAGCATGCCTCCGCTTAACACCAGGCAGCAAGAGTCACTCAATAAATTTTTACAGGAATTTAACCGCTACCTGAATGGATTGATGAAGCATTTTCAACCCGATTCAAAAACCAACGTGTTTAATTTAAGGGAAGAGAAAAAGCGAATTCAGCAACTATTGCAGGACCAGTTAGATCAGCAAATGCAATCATTTTCAGAGGAATCTGAAGAACATGCCACCATACTTTACCTCAGCCTGATATTGGAATTGAAAGATCTGGTAGCTGTAGCTGCACGCTTTACCCAATTGTTTGACCAAAAGCCCGACGGCATAAAGTCAGGTACTTCATTCCCCTAA